One segment of Toxoplasma gondii ME49 chromosome VI, whole genome shotgun sequence DNA contains the following:
- a CDS encoding hypothetical protein (encoded by transcript TGME49_244280~Signal peptide predicted by SignalP 2.0 HMM (probability 0.570) with cleavage site probability 0.227 at residue 30~Predicted trans-membrane domain (TMHMM2.0):11-34) — MEICQLPRVRHLRMMVAVALGALLFLSICGERILGSAASSVAAEQRATPQIASDSEQEKGTSSEEDAGPVAPEVAEEESRRYEYLVNLGVSPQEMNREESQSEDSSEEAVQHLRKEEDDTDDEIEQPSN, encoded by the coding sequence ATGGAGATATGTCAACTGCCTCGTGTGCGTCACCTCAGGATGATGGTGGCTGTCGCGTTAGGtgccctcctcttcctctcgatcTGTGGGGAACGGATCCTCGGGAGCGCGGCCTCGAGTGTCGCCGCAGAGCAGCGCGCTACCCCGCAAATCGCTTCTGACTCTGAACAAGAAAAGGGTACATcctccgaagaagacgcaggaccCGTCGCCCCCGAagtcgctgaagaagaaagcagaagatACGAGTATCTGGTGAACCTCGGCGTGTCGCCTCAAGAGATGAACAGGGAAGAATCCCAGAGTGAAGACAGCTCAGAGGAAGCGGTGCAGCAtctgagaaaagaggaagatgacACAGATGACGAGATAGAGCAACCAAGCAACTAG